In Bradyrhizobium guangxiense, the following are encoded in one genomic region:
- a CDS encoding Rne/Rng family ribonuclease produces the protein MPNKMLIDATHPEETRVVVVRGNRVEEFDFETAQRKQLRGNIYLAKVTRVEPSLQAAFVEYGGNRHGFLAFSEIHPDYYQIPVADRQALIEAEEQAHREAEEENENRSHGRRRSRHRNARRRGHGERVRSDIVEGLEAGGDPAAQPIEGAALPEHAESALPEGEHLHADAVHHDEHEGHDHHDHGEHADGEHDHDDQYGHHDEHARDHDHDHHDHEHADETPAPVAAVGAEPVVATETIAAPQHAEASEAHASEAHAEALAEAVTSAAEPADAVYAAGETAEPSPAEAAEANGEDDEDEDEDGEEAEEEVVESVGGDDVLEEVPERTFRPRRQYKIQEVIKRRQVMLVQVVKEERGNKGAALTTYLSLAGRYAVLMPNTARGGGISRKITSAQDRSRLKEVVQDLDVPEGMGIILRTAGAARTKPEIKRDFEYLIRMWETVRDLTLKSQAPTLVYEEGSLIKRSLRDLYNKEIDEIQVAGESGYREARDFMKMLMPANVSAVKQYRDGQPLFSRMGVESQLDAMFSPTVQLRSGGYIVINQTEALVSIDVNSGRSTREHHIEDTALKTNLEAAEEVARQLRLRDLAGLIVIDFIDMDEKRNNRAVERKLSDCLRQDRARIQVGRISHFGLLEMSRQRIRASVLESSTDPCPHCGGTGHVRSVSSVALQLLRGLEEILMKGATHNLVVRTRTDVALYVLNHKRGHLRDLENGFKVTLSVIADPSVSGPQAYLIDRGEQVHTLEAAKALLAAQAAASPPPLAEDAYDDEEFDPELESEVETEETEGLTEEAAGEASPEQDGQRRKRRRRRRGRGGLREGELREDSPPTLPEAAVTAGEGEEDAESEQDGEEGEEQAARGEQQGGGERRRRRGRRGGRRRRGGGEDGLAGSIGDELGTNQPSEAADAVADFDGFGSEAAPSIAQAEHTAEPQVSQPEPRAEVQAETPAQPETVAAEEERADDKAARRRSTVREKVSFLSSEPAAPVTQAAEPVVPPAPAAEPAPEPASQTPAAPRRAGWWSRRFGGGE, from the coding sequence ATGCCCAACAAGATGTTGATCGATGCCACCCACCCGGAAGAGACCCGGGTCGTCGTGGTCCGCGGCAATCGCGTCGAAGAGTTTGATTTCGAGACCGCGCAACGCAAGCAACTGCGCGGGAACATTTATCTCGCCAAGGTCACGAGGGTCGAGCCCTCGCTCCAGGCCGCCTTCGTCGAATATGGCGGCAATCGTCACGGCTTCCTCGCCTTCAGCGAAATCCATCCCGACTACTATCAGATCCCGGTTGCCGACCGGCAGGCGCTGATCGAGGCCGAGGAACAGGCCCATCGCGAGGCCGAGGAGGAGAACGAGAACCGCTCCCACGGGCGCCGCCGCTCGCGCCACCGCAACGCCCGCCGCCGCGGTCATGGCGAGCGCGTGCGCAGCGACATCGTCGAAGGCCTTGAGGCCGGTGGCGATCCCGCCGCCCAGCCGATCGAGGGCGCCGCGCTGCCGGAGCATGCCGAGAGCGCACTGCCCGAAGGCGAGCATCTGCACGCGGATGCGGTGCACCACGACGAGCACGAAGGCCATGATCACCACGATCACGGCGAACATGCGGATGGCGAGCATGATCACGACGATCAATATGGCCATCACGACGAGCACGCCCGTGACCACGATCACGATCATCACGACCATGAGCATGCCGACGAGACGCCCGCGCCTGTCGCGGCGGTCGGCGCTGAGCCGGTGGTCGCAACCGAGACCATCGCCGCGCCGCAGCATGCGGAGGCCTCCGAAGCGCACGCTTCTGAAGCCCATGCGGAAGCTCTGGCCGAGGCCGTGACGTCGGCCGCCGAGCCGGCCGATGCAGTGTACGCAGCTGGCGAGACTGCCGAGCCCTCGCCCGCCGAGGCCGCGGAAGCAAACGGCGAAGACGACGAGGATGAGGACGAGGACGGCGAAGAAGCCGAAGAGGAAGTCGTCGAATCCGTCGGCGGCGACGACGTGCTGGAGGAAGTGCCGGAGCGCACCTTCCGCCCGCGCCGCCAGTACAAGATCCAGGAAGTCATCAAGCGCCGCCAGGTGATGCTGGTGCAGGTCGTCAAGGAAGAGCGCGGCAACAAGGGCGCTGCGCTGACGACCTATCTGTCGCTCGCCGGCCGCTACGCCGTCTTGATGCCGAACACTGCGCGCGGCGGCGGCATCAGCCGCAAGATCACCAGCGCCCAGGACCGCTCGCGCCTGAAGGAAGTGGTGCAGGATCTCGACGTGCCCGAGGGCATGGGCATCATCCTGCGCACCGCGGGCGCCGCCCGGACCAAGCCCGAGATCAAGCGCGACTTCGAATACCTGATCCGGATGTGGGAGACGGTGCGCGACCTTACGCTGAAGTCGCAGGCCCCGACCCTCGTCTACGAGGAAGGCTCGCTGATCAAACGCTCGCTGCGCGATCTCTACAACAAGGAGATCGACGAGATTCAGGTCGCCGGCGAATCCGGCTACCGCGAAGCGCGCGACTTCATGAAGATGCTGATGCCCGCCAATGTCAGCGCGGTGAAGCAGTATCGCGACGGCCAGCCGCTGTTCTCGCGCATGGGCGTCGAGAGTCAGCTCGACGCGATGTTCTCGCCGACCGTGCAGCTGCGCTCCGGCGGCTACATCGTGATCAACCAGACCGAGGCGCTGGTCTCGATCGACGTCAACTCCGGACGGTCGACGCGCGAGCACCATATCGAGGACACCGCGCTCAAGACCAATCTGGAGGCGGCCGAAGAGGTCGCCCGCCAGCTCCGCCTGCGCGACCTCGCCGGTCTGATCGTGATCGATTTCATCGACATGGACGAGAAGCGCAACAACCGTGCGGTCGAGCGCAAATTGTCCGATTGCCTCAGACAGGATCGCGCGCGCATCCAGGTCGGCCGCATCTCGCATTTCGGCCTGCTCGAGATGTCGCGCCAGCGCATCCGTGCCAGCGTGCTCGAGAGCTCGACCGATCCGTGCCCGCATTGCGGCGGCACCGGCCATGTCCGCTCGGTGTCCTCGGTGGCGCTGCAGCTGCTGCGCGGCCTCGAAGAAATCCTGATGAAGGGCGCCACTCACAATCTGGTGGTCCGCACCCGGACCGACGTCGCGCTCTATGTGCTGAACCACAAGCGCGGCCATCTGCGCGACCTCGAGAACGGCTTCAAGGTCACCCTCTCGGTGATCGCAGATCCCAGCGTCAGCGGACCGCAGGCCTATCTCATCGATCGCGGCGAGCAGGTGCATACGCTGGAAGCCGCCAAGGCGCTGCTTGCGGCGCAGGCGGCCGCAAGCCCGCCGCCATTGGCCGAAGACGCCTATGACGACGAGGAGTTCGATCCGGAGCTGGAATCCGAGGTCGAAACCGAGGAGACCGAAGGACTTACCGAAGAGGCCGCAGGCGAGGCATCGCCCGAGCAGGACGGCCAGCGCCGCAAGCGCCGCCGGCGCCGGCGCGGCCGCGGTGGCCTGCGCGAAGGCGAGTTGCGCGAGGATAGTCCCCCCACCCTTCCCGAGGCGGCCGTCACGGCCGGCGAAGGCGAGGAGGATGCCGAGTCCGAGCAGGACGGCGAGGAAGGCGAGGAGCAAGCAGCCCGTGGCGAGCAGCAGGGCGGCGGCGAGCGCCGGCGCCGGCGTGGTCGCCGCGGCGGACGCCGCCGTCGTGGTGGCGGCGAGGACGGTCTTGCCGGATCCATCGGTGACGAACTCGGCACCAATCAGCCATCGGAAGCTGCCGACGCCGTTGCCGATTTCGACGGCTTCGGCAGCGAAGCTGCGCCCTCGATTGCGCAGGCCGAGCACACCGCCGAGCCGCAAGTCTCACAGCCCGAGCCGCGCGCCGAGGTGCAGGCCGAGACGCCGGCCCAGCCCGAGACCGTTGCGGCGGAGGAAGAGCGCGCCGACGACAAGGCGGCGCGGCGCCGCTCCACCGTCCGCGAAAAGGTGAGCTTCCTGTCGAGCGAGCCGGCAGCGCCGGTGACGCAGGCGGCGGAGCCGGTCGTCCCGCCCGCGCCGGCGGCTGAGCCCGCGCCAGAGCCGGCCAGCCAAACGCCGGCCGCGCCGCGCCGCGCCGGCTGGTGGTCCCGCCGCTTCGGCGGCGGCGAGTAA